In a single window of the Streptomyces sp. CGMCC 4.7035 genome:
- a CDS encoding DUF2630 family protein, whose amino-acid sequence MDQEQILARITAMVDEERGLRDALSSGRIDSDTEQTRLAHLERELDQCWDLLRQRRAKAEFGENPDDARVRSSEQVEGYQS is encoded by the coding sequence ATGGACCAAGAGCAGATCCTGGCAAGGATCACCGCGATGGTGGACGAGGAGCGCGGTCTGCGTGACGCGCTGTCGTCCGGCCGGATCGACAGCGACACGGAACAAACACGGCTCGCCCACCTGGAACGCGAACTGGACCAGTGCTGGGACCTGCTGCGCCAGCGCCGCGCGAAGGCCGAGTTCGGGGAGAACCCGGACGACGCCCGCGTACGTTCGTCGGAGCAGGTAGAGGGCTACCAGAGCTGA
- a CDS encoding TetR/AcrR family transcriptional regulator, which translates to MNKTRGRPPGRPATKDRIARVARSLFLERGYQGTTLRAVAAGADVDVALIGYHFGSKQGLFGESMNLRCGQSNAIVSALEGDPAGLADRLLEAVTALWEDPSGTGFSAMDGTALRDEDVMRVFREFLEREVLGRIADHIGGRDATQRATAAVAVIGGLIFTRYLNPLGPVVALDAADVRRILGPSLRAALHGRPRPARPFAQVP; encoded by the coding sequence ATGAATAAAACCCGCGGCCGCCCGCCGGGCCGCCCCGCCACCAAGGACCGGATCGCCCGCGTCGCCCGGAGCCTCTTCCTGGAGCGCGGCTACCAGGGCACGACGCTGCGCGCGGTCGCCGCCGGAGCCGATGTCGATGTCGCGCTCATCGGCTACCACTTCGGTTCGAAGCAGGGCCTGTTCGGTGAGTCGATGAATTTGCGGTGCGGCCAGTCGAACGCGATCGTGAGCGCCCTGGAGGGCGACCCCGCCGGACTCGCCGACCGTCTCCTGGAGGCCGTCACCGCCCTGTGGGAGGACCCGTCCGGCACGGGCTTCTCGGCGATGGACGGCACGGCGCTGCGGGACGAGGACGTGATGCGGGTCTTCCGCGAGTTCCTGGAGCGCGAGGTGCTCGGCCGGATCGCCGACCACATCGGCGGCCGGGATGCCACGCAGCGGGCCACGGCAGCGGTCGCGGTGATCGGCGGTCTGATCTTCACGCGCTATCTGAACCCGCTGGGCCCGGTGGTCGCGCTGGACGCGGCGGACGTACGGCGAATCCTGGGCCCGTCTCTGCGCGCCGCCCTGCACGGCCGCCCGCGCCCCGCCAGGCCCTTCGCGCAGGTGCCGTAG
- a CDS encoding HAD family hydrolase, with translation MTIKGVLFDFSGTLFRIEPTASWLRAVLAEAGVTLPEPELVRTAERLESAGALAGGALPAGPLPDDLAALWAVRDRSAEAHRAAFTGLSRQVPLPDPELHDALYDRHMTPAAWQPYPDTIEVLGTLRGRGVAVGVVSNIGWDLRPVFREHGADPYVDAYALSYEHGIQKPDTRLFAHACDALGIAPQDTLMVGDEPRADGGAADLGCAVHFVDHRPVTERPDGLRPVLDLIG, from the coding sequence ATGACGATCAAAGGCGTGCTCTTCGACTTCTCCGGGACGCTCTTCCGTATCGAGCCGACCGCATCCTGGCTGCGCGCGGTGCTGGCGGAGGCCGGCGTCACCCTGCCCGAGCCGGAGTTGGTGCGCACGGCCGAGCGGTTGGAGTCGGCGGGCGCGCTGGCCGGCGGAGCGCTCCCCGCGGGGCCGCTGCCGGACGACCTCGCCGCGCTGTGGGCCGTCCGGGACCGCAGTGCCGAGGCGCACCGGGCGGCGTTCACCGGCCTCTCACGTCAGGTGCCGCTGCCGGACCCGGAACTCCACGACGCGCTGTACGACCGCCATATGACACCGGCCGCCTGGCAGCCCTACCCGGACACGATCGAGGTGCTCGGCACGCTGCGCGGGCGCGGGGTGGCCGTCGGCGTGGTCAGCAACATCGGCTGGGACCTGCGCCCGGTCTTCCGCGAGCACGGCGCCGACCCGTACGTGGACGCGTACGCGCTGTCGTACGAACACGGCATCCAGAAACCGGACACCCGGCTGTTCGCCCATGCCTGCGACGCGCTCGGCATCGCCCCGCAGGACACGTTGATGGTCGGCGACGAACCCCGCGCGGACGGCGGCGCCGCCGACCTGGGCTGCGCGGTGCACTTCGTCGACCACCGTCCGGTGACCGAGCGCCCGGACGGGCTCCGTCCCGTGCTGGACCTGATCGGCTGA